The following proteins are encoded in a genomic region of Dasypus novemcinctus isolate mDasNov1 chromosome 21, mDasNov1.1.hap2, whole genome shotgun sequence:
- the OGFOD3 gene encoding 2-oxoglutarate and iron-dependent oxygenase domain-containing protein 3 isoform X2, with protein MAPQRRGAPKAPEGSAAAERRRASSAREDVAPRTGLGKLLKAAALGACAALATLLLWSSSGSDDGVTEVLAPRGEVLPGRFIEVPCSEDYDSQRRFEGCTPRKCGRGVTDAKVTREEAERIRSIAEKGLSLGGSHGGASILDLHSGALSVGKHFVNLYRYFGDKIHTVFSEEDLRLYRDVRRKVQLTIAEAFGVSPSSLYLTKPTFFSRINSTGARTAHDEYWHAHVDKVTYGSFDYTSLLYLSDYLEDFGGGRFVFMDDGANRTVEPRTGRVSFFTSGSENLHRVEKVLWGTRYAITIAFTCDPDHGIEDPALP; from the exons ATGGCGCCTCAGCGGAGGGGCGCGCCCAAGGCCCCCGAGGGCAGTGCGGCGGCAGAGCGGCGGCGCGCGAGCAG CGCGCGGGAGGACGTGGCCCCGCGGACGGGCCTGGGCAAGCTGCTGAAGGCCGCTGCCCTGGGGGCCTGTGCCGCGCTCGCCACCCTCCTGCTCTGGAGCAGCTCGGGCAGCGACGACGGCGTCACTGAGGTCCTGGCTCCCCGCGGCGAGGTCCTGCCCGGCAGGTTCATTGAGGTGCCGTGCTCCGAGGACTACGACAGTCAACGGAGGTTTGAGG GATGCACCCCGAGAAAGTGCGGCCGAGGGGTCACAGACGCGAAGGTCACCAGGGAGGAAGCCGAGCGGATCCGCAG CATAGCCGAGAAGGGCTTATCCCTGGGAGGATCCCACGGAGGG GCGTCCATCCTGGACCTGCACTCGGGGGCCCTGTCGGTGGGAAAGCACTTTGTGAACCTGTACAG GTATTTTGGGGATAAAATCCACACCGTCTTCTCAGAAGAGGACCTGCGCTTATACCG GGACGTGCGGCGGAAGGTGCAGCTCACCATCGCCGAGGCTTTCGGCGTCAGCCCGTCCTCGTTGTACCTGACCAAGCCCACCTTCTTCTCGCGCATCAACAGCACGGGAGCCCGCACGGCCCACGACGAGTACTGGCACGCGCACGTGGACAAG GTCACCTACGGCTCCTTCGACTACACCTCGCTGCTCTACCTCTCCGACTACCTGGAGGACTTCGGCGGGGGGCGCTTCGTGTTCATGGACGATGGCGCCAACAGGACGGTGGAGCCCCGGACAG GCCGCGTCTCCTTCTTCACCTCGGGGTCGGAGAACCTGCACCGCGTGGAGAAGGTGCTCTGGGGCACCCGCTACGCCATCACCATCGCCTTCACCTGCGACCCGGACCACGGCATCGAGGACCCGGCCCTGCCCTAG
- the OGFOD3 gene encoding 2-oxoglutarate and iron-dependent oxygenase domain-containing protein 3 isoform X1: protein MAPQRRGAPKAPEGSAAAERRRASSAREDVAPRTGLGKLLKAAALGACAALATLLLWSSSGSDDGVTEVLAPRGEVLPGRFIEVPCSEDYDSQRRFEGCTPRKCGRGVTDAKVTREEAERIRSIAEKGLSLGGSHGGASILDLHSGALSVGKHFVNLYRYFGDKIHTVFSEEDLRLYRDVRRKVQLTIAEAFGVSPSSLYLTKPTFFSRINSTGARTAHDEYWHAHVDKVTYGSFDYTSLLYLSDYLEDFGGGRFVFMDDGANRTVEPRTGGHPGRVSFFTSGSENLHRVEKVLWGTRYAITIAFTCDPDHGIEDPALP, encoded by the exons ATGGCGCCTCAGCGGAGGGGCGCGCCCAAGGCCCCCGAGGGCAGTGCGGCGGCAGAGCGGCGGCGCGCGAGCAG CGCGCGGGAGGACGTGGCCCCGCGGACGGGCCTGGGCAAGCTGCTGAAGGCCGCTGCCCTGGGGGCCTGTGCCGCGCTCGCCACCCTCCTGCTCTGGAGCAGCTCGGGCAGCGACGACGGCGTCACTGAGGTCCTGGCTCCCCGCGGCGAGGTCCTGCCCGGCAGGTTCATTGAGGTGCCGTGCTCCGAGGACTACGACAGTCAACGGAGGTTTGAGG GATGCACCCCGAGAAAGTGCGGCCGAGGGGTCACAGACGCGAAGGTCACCAGGGAGGAAGCCGAGCGGATCCGCAG CATAGCCGAGAAGGGCTTATCCCTGGGAGGATCCCACGGAGGG GCGTCCATCCTGGACCTGCACTCGGGGGCCCTGTCGGTGGGAAAGCACTTTGTGAACCTGTACAG GTATTTTGGGGATAAAATCCACACCGTCTTCTCAGAAGAGGACCTGCGCTTATACCG GGACGTGCGGCGGAAGGTGCAGCTCACCATCGCCGAGGCTTTCGGCGTCAGCCCGTCCTCGTTGTACCTGACCAAGCCCACCTTCTTCTCGCGCATCAACAGCACGGGAGCCCGCACGGCCCACGACGAGTACTGGCACGCGCACGTGGACAAG GTCACCTACGGCTCCTTCGACTACACCTCGCTGCTCTACCTCTCCGACTACCTGGAGGACTTCGGCGGGGGGCGCTTCGTGTTCATGGACGATGGCGCCAACAGGACGGTGGAGCCCCGGACAGGTGGGCACCCAG GCCGCGTCTCCTTCTTCACCTCGGGGTCGGAGAACCTGCACCGCGTGGAGAAGGTGCTCTGGGGCACCCGCTACGCCATCACCATCGCCTTCACCTGCGACCCGGACCACGGCATCGAGGACCCGGCCCTGCCCTAG
- the OGFOD3 gene encoding 2-oxoglutarate and iron-dependent oxygenase domain-containing protein 3 isoform X4, with the protein MAPQRRGAPKAPEGSAAAERRRASSAREDVAPRTGLGKLLKAAALGACAALATLLLWSSSGSDDGVTEVLAPRGEVLPGRFIEVPCSEDYDSQRRFEGCTPRKCGRGVTDAKVTREEAERIRSIAEKGLSLGGSHGGASILDLHSGALSVGKHFVNLYRYFGDKIHTVFSEEDLRLYRDVRRKVQLTIAEAFGVSPSSLYLTKPTFFSRINSTGARTAHDEYWHAHVDKVTYGSFDYTSLLYLSDYLEDFGGGRFVFMDDGANRTVEPRTGRFPSPEQKLPPRPVCPYEGACSGQFTRWNRPAPSSCACFALTTLSSGSSHSIACTGASPPSRG; encoded by the exons ATGGCGCCTCAGCGGAGGGGCGCGCCCAAGGCCCCCGAGGGCAGTGCGGCGGCAGAGCGGCGGCGCGCGAGCAG CGCGCGGGAGGACGTGGCCCCGCGGACGGGCCTGGGCAAGCTGCTGAAGGCCGCTGCCCTGGGGGCCTGTGCCGCGCTCGCCACCCTCCTGCTCTGGAGCAGCTCGGGCAGCGACGACGGCGTCACTGAGGTCCTGGCTCCCCGCGGCGAGGTCCTGCCCGGCAGGTTCATTGAGGTGCCGTGCTCCGAGGACTACGACAGTCAACGGAGGTTTGAGG GATGCACCCCGAGAAAGTGCGGCCGAGGGGTCACAGACGCGAAGGTCACCAGGGAGGAAGCCGAGCGGATCCGCAG CATAGCCGAGAAGGGCTTATCCCTGGGAGGATCCCACGGAGGG GCGTCCATCCTGGACCTGCACTCGGGGGCCCTGTCGGTGGGAAAGCACTTTGTGAACCTGTACAG GTATTTTGGGGATAAAATCCACACCGTCTTCTCAGAAGAGGACCTGCGCTTATACCG GGACGTGCGGCGGAAGGTGCAGCTCACCATCGCCGAGGCTTTCGGCGTCAGCCCGTCCTCGTTGTACCTGACCAAGCCCACCTTCTTCTCGCGCATCAACAGCACGGGAGCCCGCACGGCCCACGACGAGTACTGGCACGCGCACGTGGACAAG GTCACCTACGGCTCCTTCGACTACACCTCGCTGCTCTACCTCTCCGACTACCTGGAGGACTTCGGCGGGGGGCGCTTCGTGTTCATGGACGATGGCGCCAACAGGACGGTGGAGCCCCGGACAG GACGGTTTCCGTCACCTGAACAGAAACTGCCCCCCCGCCCCGTCTGCCCCTACGAAGGCGCGTGCTCTGGCCAGTTCACTCGGTGGAACCGCCCGGCCCCGTCCTCTTGCGCCTGCTTTGCACTCACCACGCTGTCTTCGGGGTCCAGCCACAGCATAGCGTGCACGGGAGCTTCACCCCCTTCCCGTGGCTGA
- the OGFOD3 gene encoding 2-oxoglutarate and iron-dependent oxygenase domain-containing protein 3 isoform X3, giving the protein MRQRGTGLLAPWGRWCWPFVHPTILRPLRPRSVAQEARRPAGCTPRKCGRGVTDAKVTREEAERIRSIAEKGLSLGGSHGGASILDLHSGALSVGKHFVNLYRYFGDKIHTVFSEEDLRLYRDVRRKVQLTIAEAFGVSPSSLYLTKPTFFSRINSTGARTAHDEYWHAHVDKVTYGSFDYTSLLYLSDYLEDFGGGRFVFMDDGANRTVEPRTGRFPSPEQKLPPRPVCPYEGACSGQFTRWNRPAPSSCACFALTTLSSGSSHSIACTGASPPSRG; this is encoded by the exons ATGCGGCAGAGGGGGACGGGCCTGCTGGCCCCATGGGGCCGGTGGTGCTGGCCCTTCGTCCACCCGACGATCCTGCGCCCCCTGCGGCCTCGGAGCGTGGCTCAAGAGGCGCGGAGACCTGCAG GATGCACCCCGAGAAAGTGCGGCCGAGGGGTCACAGACGCGAAGGTCACCAGGGAGGAAGCCGAGCGGATCCGCAG CATAGCCGAGAAGGGCTTATCCCTGGGAGGATCCCACGGAGGG GCGTCCATCCTGGACCTGCACTCGGGGGCCCTGTCGGTGGGAAAGCACTTTGTGAACCTGTACAG GTATTTTGGGGATAAAATCCACACCGTCTTCTCAGAAGAGGACCTGCGCTTATACCG GGACGTGCGGCGGAAGGTGCAGCTCACCATCGCCGAGGCTTTCGGCGTCAGCCCGTCCTCGTTGTACCTGACCAAGCCCACCTTCTTCTCGCGCATCAACAGCACGGGAGCCCGCACGGCCCACGACGAGTACTGGCACGCGCACGTGGACAAG GTCACCTACGGCTCCTTCGACTACACCTCGCTGCTCTACCTCTCCGACTACCTGGAGGACTTCGGCGGGGGGCGCTTCGTGTTCATGGACGATGGCGCCAACAGGACGGTGGAGCCCCGGACAG GACGGTTTCCGTCACCTGAACAGAAACTGCCCCCCCGCCCCGTCTGCCCCTACGAAGGCGCGTGCTCTGGCCAGTTCACTCGGTGGAACCGCCCGGCCCCGTCCTCTTGCGCCTGCTTTGCACTCACCACGCTGTCTTCGGGGTCCAGCCACAGCATAGCGTGCACGGGAGCTTCACCCCCTTCCCGTGGCTGA